The sequence GAGTTGAAATCATTTTTTCCTTTGCTGCTCTGAATTCTCCCAGTCCGTCCCCGTTGCGTGTGTGGGTTTTTACAAAAGACCAAGATccccattttttctttttttgtgtgcTCAAAAACTCCCTATCTGTGTAGTGATTTTCTTCAAATTCCTTCATACACTAGCACCAGCAGCTGGCCTTTTCAAGAGAAAAAGAAAACAGCAACAGAAAAACACATGCTAGCGTTTTTTTTACTGTGTGAGTGTGTGCAACACCAAACTGACTGACAACCGAGATCTTCAGCAGAGGCCTCATGTTACTTGAGCAGAATTTACAGGCCCACTGCTACGCATGCATTGCTAGCTAGCTACTCCCATATAAATCCACGGTGGCTTTTCCCCAAGCGTATAGGAGGAAGCTGTTGCCTGACTCATGCATGTGCGGTACTCACTTGGCAGCGAAGCGCCGCGCGACGTCGCCCTCCGCCGCGGCGAAGAAGGCCTCCATCTCCTCCGCCGGTGGCGACCTCCCCTTCTTCGCCTTCTTCGTCCTGCGCACGACAACAGGCAGCAGCCAAAGCGTGAGAAGAGAACTCCACACGCAGCAGCACGGCTTGGAACGGCCAGCGCCGTGCCgtgaggagaaggaaggaagggagctGGAGACTGACAAGTCGGCGGGCGCCGCAATGCCGACGCTCTCGCGCTTGCTGCagctcgacgccgccgccgtcgccgtcacgatggccgcggcggtggcggccatgccttttttctttcttttcttccttcTCTCCTGTTCTCTCTCTACTTTTTTCCACCCACGCGCGCGCCTGTGCCGGTGGTGGGTGCTGTGCTCTGCTCGCTGGGTATTACGGGGCCGGAGTGGGGCTGGGGCTGGGTGGGAGGAGATAACGATAGGATTAGGTGGGAAATGAAACGGTGGAGGCCGCGAGCGAGCTTATAGGTGGTCGTACGACGTCCGAGCCGAGAGATTCCGTGTAGtacgtactactactagtaattaaCAGCAGCTACTCACTCTAGCTAGCACAGGAGAAGGAAAGGAAG comes from Triticum aestivum cultivar Chinese Spring chromosome 5B, IWGSC CS RefSeq v2.1, whole genome shotgun sequence and encodes:
- the LOC123116285 gene encoding cyclin-dependent kinase inhibitor 6, encoding MAATAAAIVTATAAASSCSKRESVGIAAPADLTKKAKKGRSPPAEEMEAFFAAAEGDVARRFAAKYNYNVVTDAPMDGRYEWVRVRP